In a single window of the Arachis hypogaea cultivar Tifrunner chromosome 6, arahy.Tifrunner.gnm2.J5K5, whole genome shotgun sequence genome:
- the LOC112755554 gene encoding elongator complex protein 6 isoform X2: protein MEHQGLNLMDQALGFHSNMTQQPWPLCGRFVLVEDCVDTSGAFVLHHILKRSFTSRPSSAVIFLAFAHPINHYDRVLRKLGCNLSSQRDNGRFFFLDMLMLQCPVEGKPKHDGLATVFEKIERAISELHPENKKFVTVVIDDISCLEVAANGSSNDVLDFLHYCYTLTSENGYALVALNHQDIYSDGERPAFMLEIEYLADILVKVDPLATGLAKDVHGQMLTPRRHSAVPFFS from the exons ATGGAACACCAGGGCCTGAACCTTATGGATCAAGCATTGGGATTTCACAGCAACATGACGCAGCAGCCATGGCCTCTGTGCGGTCGCTTCGTGCTTGTGGAGGATTGTGTTGACACCAGTGGTGCGTTCGTTCTTCACCACATTCTCAAGCGCTCGTTCACTTCTCGCCCTTCTTCTGCCGTTATCTTCCTCGCTTTTGCTCATCCTATTAACCACTACGACCGTGTTCTCAGGAAGCTT GGTTGCAACTTATCTTCTCAAAGAGATAACGGGAGATTCTTTTTCCTTGACATGCTTATGTTGCAGTGTCCAG TTGAAGGAAAACCAAAGCACGATGGACTTGCTACTGTCTTTGAGAAAATTGAAAGAGCGATCAGTGAATTACATCCAGAAAACAAGAAATTTGTCACTGTTGTCATAGATGACATCTCGTGCCTTGAAGTTGCTGCTAATGGCTCATCAAATGATGTTTTAGACTTCCTGCATTACTGCTATACGCTAACATCAGAAAAT GGCTATGCACTTGTTGCACTCAATCATCAAGATATTTATTCAGATGGAGAGAGGCCTGCCTTTATGTTAGAGATAGAGTACCTTGCTGACATCTTGGTCAAGGTTGATCCATTAGCTACTGGTTTAGCAAAAGATGTGCATGGACAG ATGTTGACACCCAGAAGGCACTCAGCAGTTCCTTTCTTTTCATGA